One segment of Deltaproteobacteria bacterium DNA contains the following:
- a CDS encoding OmpA family protein produces MRQTRWGMWSRALILSLIGMLPLTAQAARDPRPDHSLFDPATDTGRYMSVHDAETLLKGRWAVGFYLNYGRRPLQLRNTATGVRFDIVRDELSGTAVGSYGITDWFTVGASVPVTFWQVYFDPNTQLLTGGAAAKQQKAGLGDIRLETKFRLLDIERYNFGIAVVPHFVFASGRRGTFISGERWTPGVTVALEANPNDRLWLGANLGYQFVAGQNQYFAGNASAVIDDLLRFGIGGRVKITDEWAILGEGLVETVAKSAFKVSTQTPLEILGGVQWTPQRAPAARGLAITLMGGGGITRGVGAPQARAILGVSYPTPKIVKIKEVVNVQVEEKIVISQKIHFAFNSSEIRPVSYPILDDVAELMRRHAGIRQVRVEGHTDGIGGDAYNQRLSEQRSRAVVAYLIKKGIEGSRLMPAGYGKSRPIADNNTVEGRAKNRRTEFTVLNGD; encoded by the coding sequence ATGCGACAAACACGGTGGGGGATGTGGAGTAGGGCGCTGATCTTGAGTCTCATCGGCATGCTTCCGCTGACTGCGCAGGCCGCTCGCGATCCGCGTCCGGACCACTCGCTATTCGATCCCGCCACGGACACCGGTCGGTACATGAGCGTCCACGATGCGGAGACGCTGCTGAAAGGCCGTTGGGCCGTCGGATTTTATCTCAACTACGGACGCCGTCCGTTGCAATTGCGCAACACCGCGACCGGTGTTCGCTTCGACATCGTCCGTGACGAACTCTCCGGCACTGCGGTCGGTTCGTACGGAATCACCGATTGGTTTACCGTCGGCGCATCCGTGCCCGTCACGTTTTGGCAAGTCTACTTCGACCCGAACACCCAACTGCTGACCGGTGGCGCTGCCGCCAAGCAGCAAAAAGCGGGGCTGGGCGACATCCGTCTCGAAACCAAATTCCGCTTGCTCGACATCGAACGCTATAACTTCGGCATTGCGGTCGTGCCGCATTTCGTCTTCGCCAGCGGTCGCCGGGGCACGTTCATCAGTGGCGAGCGCTGGACGCCGGGTGTGACTGTTGCGCTGGAAGCCAACCCGAACGATCGTCTGTGGTTGGGCGCGAACCTCGGGTATCAATTTGTGGCCGGACAAAACCAATATTTCGCCGGCAACGCCAGCGCAGTGATCGACGATCTGCTCCGTTTCGGGATCGGCGGGCGCGTGAAGATCACCGATGAATGGGCCATCTTGGGTGAAGGGCTCGTGGAAACGGTCGCGAAGAGCGCGTTCAAAGTGTCCACGCAGACGCCGTTGGAAATCCTCGGCGGCGTTCAGTGGACTCCGCAACGCGCGCCGGCGGCGCGTGGACTGGCGATCACATTAATGGGCGGCGGCGGGATTACGCGCGGTGTTGGTGCCCCACAAGCCCGTGCCATCTTGGGCGTCAGCTATCCGACCCCGAAGATCGTCAAGATCAAGGAAGTCGTCAATGTGCAGGTCGAAGAAAAAATCGTCATCAGCCAAAAGATCCACTTCGCGTTTAACTCGAGCGAAATCCGTCCGGTCTCGTACCCGATCCTTGACGATGTGGCCGAACTGATGCGCCGTCACGCCGGGATTCGCCAAGTCCGCGTGGAAGGCCATACCGATGGAATCGGCGGCGATGCATATAATCAGCGACTCTCCGAACAACGTTCCCGGGCCGTAGTGGCCTACTTGATCAAGAAGGGGATCGAAGGGAGTCGCCTCATGCCGGCCGGTTACGGCAAGTCGCGTCCGATCGCCGACAACAACACCGTCGAAGGCCGTGCCAAAAACCGCCGTACAGAATTTACCGTCCTCAACGGCGACTAA
- a CDS encoding helix-hairpin-helix domain-containing protein: MSCARPASVSPLLAATTLLAVAVAGTLWWPPAATPLPQAYTLPTHAATRPETQILLGQRLDINHVDAAALALLPGIGPALAERIVQHRAQHGAFATSDALLAVSGIGPRVLEKIRPFVTVSD; this comes from the coding sequence ATGAGCTGCGCTCGGCCGGCCTCCGTGTCGCCGTTACTGGCCGCGACGACGCTGTTGGCCGTTGCGGTGGCCGGCACACTGTGGTGGCCGCCGGCCGCCACGCCACTGCCGCAGGCCTACACACTGCCAACTCACGCGGCGACGCGCCCCGAGACGCAAATCTTGTTGGGGCAACGTCTCGACATCAATCACGTCGACGCCGCGGCGTTGGCGTTGCTGCCAGGCATCGGTCCGGCATTGGCCGAACGGATTGTGCAACACCGCGCGCAGCATGGCGCGTTCGCCACCAGCGACGCGTTGCTGGCCGTTTCGGGCATCGGTCCGCGCGTATTAGAAAAGATTCGCCCTTTTGTGACGGTGTCGGATTGA